The following coding sequences are from one Stigmatopora nigra isolate UIUO_SnigA chromosome 12, RoL_Snig_1.1, whole genome shotgun sequence window:
- the npy4r gene encoding neuropeptide Y receptor type 4, translating to MSFSGDTSQPPPSASSSRSAPWEGDGSNETLLPDLSGLGHDEQCHTSPALTAFLVVWYSITMVLGLLGNVGLICIITRRREKANVTSIFICNLSFSDILVCVFCLPFTLIYTLMDHWVFGSLLCRLVPFIQCMSVTVSILSLVFIALERHQLIINPAGWKPSVPQAYAAVGIIWILACFTSSPFLAFQLLTNEPYAHVIPPQPAFYRVSLANLSALHNSLHYHNLYTTLHMEACLEHWPSQHQRLTYTTWLLLFQYCGPLILVLLCYVRVYVRLRHRKDMLDRARASESQRMSHSRRVNIMLVALITAFALCWLPLNIFNAVSDWNQEALPVCHHNLLFSLCHLLAMSSTCINPIIYGFLNSNFRQEVKEVLQYWCCCPLEEECEPLPMSTVHMEVSRTSVPLPCRSNSV from the coding sequence ATGTCCTTCAGCGGCGACACCAGCCAGCCTCCACCTTCCGCGTCATCCTCACGGTCAGCGCCGTGGGAGGGGGATGGCTCAAACGAGACTCTGCTCCCAGACTTGTCGGGTCTGGGCCACGACGAGCAATGTCACACTTCTCCCGCCCTCACGGCGTTTCTGGTGGTGTGGTACAGCATCACAATGGTGCTTGGCCTGTTGGGCAACGTCGGCCTGATCTGCATAATTACCCGACGCCGGGAGAAAGCCAACGTCACCAGCATTTTTATATGTAATCTGTCATTCTCTGACATCCTGGTGTGCGTCTTCTGCCTCCCATTCACTCTAATATACACACTCATGGACCACTGGGTGTTCGGCTCGCTGCTGTGCCGCCTGGTGCCCTTCATTCAATGCATGTCCGTGACAGTGTCCATCCTCTCTCTGGTTTTCATCGCCCTGGAGAGACACCAGCTCATCATCAACCCAGCCGGCTGGAAACCCAGCGTTCCGCAAGCCTACGCGGCCGTCGGCATCATCTGGATTCTGGCCTGCTTCACGTCCTCACCTTTCCTGGCCTTTCAGCTGCTCACGAACGAGCCCTACGCCCACGTGATTCCCCCGCAGCCCGCCTTCTACCGCGTCTCGCTGGCCAACTTGTCCGCGCTTCACAATTCCCTCCATTATCACAACCTTTACACAACCTTGCACATGGAGGCCTGTCTGGAGCACTGGCCCTCCCAGCATCAGCGGCTGACTTACACCACGTGGCTGCTGCTTTTCCAGTACTGCGGCCCTTTGATTCTCGTCTTGCTGTGTTACGTGCGGGTGTACGTGCGCCTGCGCCACCGCAAAGACATGTTGGACCGCGCCAGGGCATCAGAGAGCCAGCGTATGAGTCACAGCCGTCGTGTCAACATCATGTTGGTGGCCCTGATCACGGCCTTCGCGCTTTGTTGGCTGCCGCTGAATATCTTCAACGCCGTGTCCGACTGGAACCAGGAGGCGCTACCCGTGTGCCACCACAACCTCCTCTTCTCACTTTGCCATCTCTTGGCTATGTCGTCCACCTGCATCAACCCTATCATCTATGGCTTCCTTAACTCGAACTTCAGGCAGGAGGTTAAAGAAGTACTTCAGTACTGGTGCTGCTGCCCTTTAGAAGAGGAGTGTGAGCCCCTCCCCATGTCCACCGTGCACATGGAGGTGTCTCGTACCTCGGTGCCACTTCCTTGCAGGAGTAACTCTGTGTGA
- the mcph1 gene encoding microcephalin isoform X1: protein MLSATNNRREPLHVLRNGGDLKYYNFILPFKGNRGEFGGGSMTESNSSSTVLQDVRAYVDVWSSDKRANCSKPFIQQLLQMGAQVSQRFNKQVTHVIFHNGHPATWRKAKTSKVKLVSVLWVGRCHEDGVLVDEELYPALNDESNPFLNRRHRCMLPKETPERTPKNDRRMKKKLDEMMKAIAPKQSIVRDDSPFFTDEDGRVVYSPSYKRSEYMAERLKQMKEENENISPTASQTSSLEAKPSLGNSPTVFNFISDENTDEDSSATISELCPSHAKKKNVEESDAPEHNKLDELLCKDFDKPWLSPCRDVSTQLSISPLKCPDFTINEEERQTPEKQRLTNVLSEKYESGRAAQIPFGKVSNDDGEDPSEIKLTLQMKPCSSLDKTLELPNSMSEKGRPNINWAESLTDTKRTTGNCPNAVSSPPPMLEDKIQPRGRLSAVQRSFSSPCSSSIVTSSSTDGKDNVFDDYFASANHHKKPDRPLSSVPFDLSALAIPSEFKCVPGKRKLRSESAKSFKKIKPGNEDCGSGLQCVANICPQKEDEGLPAFVRSNRTRSLNADNRKQSTLPNVGASNGESEHEKTSHPAILMEKTTTFYMEMNPVVCPLPQPFQSKGRKSTKADSTEMPAEGQKMSNKCTHSIFQKMGKEKLVRTLVMTSMPSEKQNTVVQVVKALGGFSIADQVCESTTHVVSGEHRRTLNILLGIARGCWILSFEWILWCLEQRQWIPEEPYELSEQFPAAQICRLQRHLSSGNHHHHQQDLFQDMPPMFVSQNSQPPAPILMELIQLCGGTVCKTVRQAGICIGKYNGRRPLGNRILSEQWVLDSITSLKQLSYDDYDLA from the exons ATGCTTAGCGCAACAAACAACAGGCGCGAACCATTGCACGTTTTGAGAAACGGGGGAGATCTGAAGTACTATAACTTTATACTACCATTCAAA gGCAATAGAGGAGAATTTGGAGGTGGCAGTATGACCGAAAGCAATAGTAGTAGCACAGTTCTTCAAG ACGTCAGAGCCTATGTGGATGTGTGGTCATCTGACAAGAGGGCCAATTGTTCGAAACCTTTTATACAGCAGCTACTACAAATGGGTGCTCAG GTTTCACAAAGATTTAATAAGCAAGTCACACACGTTATTTTTCATAACGGTCATCCCGCCACGTGGAGAAAAGCTAAAACCAGTAAGGTGAAGCTTGTTTCTGTGCTGTGGGTTGGGAG ATGTCACGAGGATGGTGTGTTGGTGGATGAAGAGTTGTATCCTGCCTTAAACGATGAAAgcaatccatttttaaacagGAGA CATCGTTGTATGCTGCCCAAAGAAACTCCAGAGAGGACGCCCAAGAATGACAGAcgcatgaaaaaaaagttagacGAAATGATGAAAGCAATAGCTCCCAAGCAATCAATCG TCCGAGATGATTCGCCTTTCTTTACTGACGAAGATGGTAGGGTTGTGTACAGCCCGTCATATAAAAGGTCAGAATATATGGCCGAGCGTTTGAAACAaatgaaagaagaaaatgaaaatatctcCCCCACAG cCTCTCAAACGTCTTCATTGGAAGCCAAGCCCTCACTGGGAAATTCACCGACTGTCTTCAATTTTATTT CAGATGAAAACACTGACGAGGATTCCAGTGCAACTATTTCGGAACTTTGTCCCTCCCATGCGAAGAAAAAGAATGTTGAAGAAAGTGACGCTCCCGAGCATAACAAGCTTGACGAACTCCTCTGCAAAGACTTTGACAAGCCTTGGCTCTCACCCTGCCGTGACGTTTCAACACAACTGTCAATTAGCCCTTTAAAATGTCCTGACTTTACGATAAATGAGGAGGAAAGGCAGACACCAGAAAAGCAAAGGCTAACAAATGTTCTATCAGAGAAATACGAATCCGGTCGTGCTGCACAAATCCCTTTCGGGAAAGTGAGCAACGACGATGGCGAGGACCCTAGCGAAATAAAGCTGACGTTACAAATGAAACCCTGCAGTTCACTAGATAAAACATTGGAACTGCCAAACAGCATGTCTGAAAAGGGAAGGCCAAATATTAACTGGGCAGAGTCCTTGACAGATACAAAAAGAACTACCGGTAATTGTCCTAATGCTGTGAGCTCCCCTCCTCCAATGCTGGAAGACAAAATACAACCGCGAGGTAGATTGTCCGCTGTTCAACGTTCTTTTAGTTCTCCCTGTTCGTCAAGTATTGTTACTTCGAGTTCCACTGATGGAAAGGATAATGTGTTTGATGACTACTTTGCCTCAGCCAATCACCACAAGAAGCCCGACCGACCTCTCTCGTCTGTTCCGTTTGACCTGTCAGCTCTCGCCATCCCCTCTGAGTTTAAATGCGTCCCGGGGAAAAGAAAACTGAGAAGCGAAAGTGCCAAAAGCttcaagaaaataaaaccaGGGAATGAAGATTGCGGTTCTGGTCTGCAATGTGTTGCCAATATTTGTCCACAAAAAGAGGACGAAGGTCTCCCTGCTTTTGTTCGTTCAAATCGTACCCGAAGTCTGAACGCCGACAACAGAAAGCAAAGCACGTTACCAAATGTTGGCGCCAGTAACGGTGAATCGGAACATGAAAAGACATCTCATCCAGCAATATTAATGGAGAAGACAACAACCTTTTATATGGAAATGAACCCTGTTGTTTGTCCATTACCTCAGCCATTTCAAA GCAAGGGACGTAAAAGTACAAAAGCTGATTCAACAGAGATGCCCGCTGAAGGCCAGAAGATGTCTAATAAATGCACCCACTCTATTTTCCAGAAAATGGGCAAAGAAAAG TTAGTGAGAACACTGGTCATGACGAGCATGCCCAGTGA GAAACAGAACACGGTAGTTCAGGTGGTAAAGGCCCTGGGTGGCTTTTCTATTGCTGATCAAGTTTGCGAGAGCACGACTCACGTTGTTTCTGGGGAACACCGGAGGACTCTGAATATTTTGTTGGGCATTGCTCGAGGCTGCTGGATCCTCTCATTCGAATGg ATCTTGTGGTGTTTGGAGCAAAGACAATGGATTCCAGAGGAACCATATGAGCTTTCTGAGCAGTTTCCGGCAGCGCAG ATATGCCGTCTTCAGAGGCATCTATCTTCcggaaaccaccaccaccaccagcaagACCTGTTCCAGGACATGCCGCCTATGTTTGTGTCCCAGAATTCCCAACCGCCTGCTCCCATTTTGATGGAGCTGATCCAGCTTTGCGGGGGGACGGTCTGCAAAACTGTGCGTCAGGCTGGAATCTGCATAGGGAAATACAATGGCAGAAGACCGCTGGGAAATAGAATCTTGTCTGAGCAGTGGGTGCTTG acAGCATCACAAGTTTGAAGCAGCTTTCATATGACGACTATGACTTGGCGTAA
- the mcph1 gene encoding microcephalin isoform X4: MLSATNNRREPLHVLRNGGDLKYYNFILPFKGNRGEFGGGSMTESNSSSTVLQDVRAYVDVWSSDKRANCSKPFIQQLLQMGAQVSQRFNKQVTHVIFHNGHPATWRKAKTSKVKLVSVLWVGRCHEDGVLVDEELYPALNDESNPFLNRRHRCMLPKETPERTPKNDRRMKKKLDEMMKAIAPKQSIVRDDSPFFTDEDGRVVYSPSYKRSEYMAERLKQMKEENENISPTASQTSSLEAKPSLGNSPTVFNFISDENTDEDSSATISELCPSHAKKKNVEESDAPEHNKLDELLCKDFDKPWLSPCRDVSTQLSISPLKCPDFTINEEERQTPEKQRLTNVLSEKYESGRAAQIPFGKVSNDDGEDPSEIKLTLQMKPCSSLDKTLELPNSMSEKGRPNINWAESLTDTKRTTGNCPNAVSSPPPMLEDKIQPRGRLSAVQRSFSSPCSSSIVTSSSTDGKDNVFDDYFASANHHKKPDRPLSSVPFDLSALAIPSEFKCVPGKRKLRSESAKSFKKIKPGNEDCGSGLQCVANICPQKEDEGLPAFVRSNRTRSLNADNRKQSTLPNVGASNGESEHEKTSHPAILMEKTTTFYMEMNPVVCPLPQPFQSKGRKSTKADSTEMPAEGQKMSNKCTHSIFQKMGKEKLVRTLVMTSMPSEKQNTVVQVVKALGGFSIADQVCESTTHVVSGEHRRTLNILLGIARGCWILSFEWILWCLEQRQWIPEEPYELSEQFPAAQVNPQKNKSRTLPHLHW; this comes from the exons ATGCTTAGCGCAACAAACAACAGGCGCGAACCATTGCACGTTTTGAGAAACGGGGGAGATCTGAAGTACTATAACTTTATACTACCATTCAAA gGCAATAGAGGAGAATTTGGAGGTGGCAGTATGACCGAAAGCAATAGTAGTAGCACAGTTCTTCAAG ACGTCAGAGCCTATGTGGATGTGTGGTCATCTGACAAGAGGGCCAATTGTTCGAAACCTTTTATACAGCAGCTACTACAAATGGGTGCTCAG GTTTCACAAAGATTTAATAAGCAAGTCACACACGTTATTTTTCATAACGGTCATCCCGCCACGTGGAGAAAAGCTAAAACCAGTAAGGTGAAGCTTGTTTCTGTGCTGTGGGTTGGGAG ATGTCACGAGGATGGTGTGTTGGTGGATGAAGAGTTGTATCCTGCCTTAAACGATGAAAgcaatccatttttaaacagGAGA CATCGTTGTATGCTGCCCAAAGAAACTCCAGAGAGGACGCCCAAGAATGACAGAcgcatgaaaaaaaagttagacGAAATGATGAAAGCAATAGCTCCCAAGCAATCAATCG TCCGAGATGATTCGCCTTTCTTTACTGACGAAGATGGTAGGGTTGTGTACAGCCCGTCATATAAAAGGTCAGAATATATGGCCGAGCGTTTGAAACAaatgaaagaagaaaatgaaaatatctcCCCCACAG cCTCTCAAACGTCTTCATTGGAAGCCAAGCCCTCACTGGGAAATTCACCGACTGTCTTCAATTTTATTT CAGATGAAAACACTGACGAGGATTCCAGTGCAACTATTTCGGAACTTTGTCCCTCCCATGCGAAGAAAAAGAATGTTGAAGAAAGTGACGCTCCCGAGCATAACAAGCTTGACGAACTCCTCTGCAAAGACTTTGACAAGCCTTGGCTCTCACCCTGCCGTGACGTTTCAACACAACTGTCAATTAGCCCTTTAAAATGTCCTGACTTTACGATAAATGAGGAGGAAAGGCAGACACCAGAAAAGCAAAGGCTAACAAATGTTCTATCAGAGAAATACGAATCCGGTCGTGCTGCACAAATCCCTTTCGGGAAAGTGAGCAACGACGATGGCGAGGACCCTAGCGAAATAAAGCTGACGTTACAAATGAAACCCTGCAGTTCACTAGATAAAACATTGGAACTGCCAAACAGCATGTCTGAAAAGGGAAGGCCAAATATTAACTGGGCAGAGTCCTTGACAGATACAAAAAGAACTACCGGTAATTGTCCTAATGCTGTGAGCTCCCCTCCTCCAATGCTGGAAGACAAAATACAACCGCGAGGTAGATTGTCCGCTGTTCAACGTTCTTTTAGTTCTCCCTGTTCGTCAAGTATTGTTACTTCGAGTTCCACTGATGGAAAGGATAATGTGTTTGATGACTACTTTGCCTCAGCCAATCACCACAAGAAGCCCGACCGACCTCTCTCGTCTGTTCCGTTTGACCTGTCAGCTCTCGCCATCCCCTCTGAGTTTAAATGCGTCCCGGGGAAAAGAAAACTGAGAAGCGAAAGTGCCAAAAGCttcaagaaaataaaaccaGGGAATGAAGATTGCGGTTCTGGTCTGCAATGTGTTGCCAATATTTGTCCACAAAAAGAGGACGAAGGTCTCCCTGCTTTTGTTCGTTCAAATCGTACCCGAAGTCTGAACGCCGACAACAGAAAGCAAAGCACGTTACCAAATGTTGGCGCCAGTAACGGTGAATCGGAACATGAAAAGACATCTCATCCAGCAATATTAATGGAGAAGACAACAACCTTTTATATGGAAATGAACCCTGTTGTTTGTCCATTACCTCAGCCATTTCAAA GCAAGGGACGTAAAAGTACAAAAGCTGATTCAACAGAGATGCCCGCTGAAGGCCAGAAGATGTCTAATAAATGCACCCACTCTATTTTCCAGAAAATGGGCAAAGAAAAG TTAGTGAGAACACTGGTCATGACGAGCATGCCCAGTGA GAAACAGAACACGGTAGTTCAGGTGGTAAAGGCCCTGGGTGGCTTTTCTATTGCTGATCAAGTTTGCGAGAGCACGACTCACGTTGTTTCTGGGGAACACCGGAGGACTCTGAATATTTTGTTGGGCATTGCTCGAGGCTGCTGGATCCTCTCATTCGAATGg ATCTTGTGGTGTTTGGAGCAAAGACAATGGATTCCAGAGGAACCATATGAGCTTTCTGAGCAGTTTCCGGCAGCGCAG GTGAATCCTCAGAAAAACAAATCCCGCACTTTACCGCATTTGCACTGGTAA
- the mcph1 gene encoding microcephalin isoform X2: MLSATNNRREPLHVLRNGGDLKYYNFILPFKGNRGEFGGGSMTESNSSSTVLQDVRAYVDVWSSDKRANCSKPFIQQLLQMGAQVSQRFNKQVTHVIFHNGHPATWRKAKTSKVKLVSVLWVGRCHEDGVLVDEELYPALNDESNPFLNRRHRCMLPKETPERTPKNDRRMKKKLDEMMKAIAPKQSIVRDDSPFFTDEDGRVVYSPSYKRSEYMAERLKQMKEENENISPTASQTSSLEAKPSLGNSPTVFNFIYENTDEDSSATISELCPSHAKKKNVEESDAPEHNKLDELLCKDFDKPWLSPCRDVSTQLSISPLKCPDFTINEEERQTPEKQRLTNVLSEKYESGRAAQIPFGKVSNDDGEDPSEIKLTLQMKPCSSLDKTLELPNSMSEKGRPNINWAESLTDTKRTTGNCPNAVSSPPPMLEDKIQPRGRLSAVQRSFSSPCSSSIVTSSSTDGKDNVFDDYFASANHHKKPDRPLSSVPFDLSALAIPSEFKCVPGKRKLRSESAKSFKKIKPGNEDCGSGLQCVANICPQKEDEGLPAFVRSNRTRSLNADNRKQSTLPNVGASNGESEHEKTSHPAILMEKTTTFYMEMNPVVCPLPQPFQSKGRKSTKADSTEMPAEGQKMSNKCTHSIFQKMGKEKLVRTLVMTSMPSEKQNTVVQVVKALGGFSIADQVCESTTHVVSGEHRRTLNILLGIARGCWILSFEWILWCLEQRQWIPEEPYELSEQFPAAQICRLQRHLSSGNHHHHQQDLFQDMPPMFVSQNSQPPAPILMELIQLCGGTVCKTVRQAGICIGKYNGRRPLGNRILSEQWVLDSITSLKQLSYDDYDLA, encoded by the exons ATGCTTAGCGCAACAAACAACAGGCGCGAACCATTGCACGTTTTGAGAAACGGGGGAGATCTGAAGTACTATAACTTTATACTACCATTCAAA gGCAATAGAGGAGAATTTGGAGGTGGCAGTATGACCGAAAGCAATAGTAGTAGCACAGTTCTTCAAG ACGTCAGAGCCTATGTGGATGTGTGGTCATCTGACAAGAGGGCCAATTGTTCGAAACCTTTTATACAGCAGCTACTACAAATGGGTGCTCAG GTTTCACAAAGATTTAATAAGCAAGTCACACACGTTATTTTTCATAACGGTCATCCCGCCACGTGGAGAAAAGCTAAAACCAGTAAGGTGAAGCTTGTTTCTGTGCTGTGGGTTGGGAG ATGTCACGAGGATGGTGTGTTGGTGGATGAAGAGTTGTATCCTGCCTTAAACGATGAAAgcaatccatttttaaacagGAGA CATCGTTGTATGCTGCCCAAAGAAACTCCAGAGAGGACGCCCAAGAATGACAGAcgcatgaaaaaaaagttagacGAAATGATGAAAGCAATAGCTCCCAAGCAATCAATCG TCCGAGATGATTCGCCTTTCTTTACTGACGAAGATGGTAGGGTTGTGTACAGCCCGTCATATAAAAGGTCAGAATATATGGCCGAGCGTTTGAAACAaatgaaagaagaaaatgaaaatatctcCCCCACAG cCTCTCAAACGTCTTCATTGGAAGCCAAGCCCTCACTGGGAAATTCACCGACTGTCTTCAATTTTATTT ATGAAAACACTGACGAGGATTCCAGTGCAACTATTTCGGAACTTTGTCCCTCCCATGCGAAGAAAAAGAATGTTGAAGAAAGTGACGCTCCCGAGCATAACAAGCTTGACGAACTCCTCTGCAAAGACTTTGACAAGCCTTGGCTCTCACCCTGCCGTGACGTTTCAACACAACTGTCAATTAGCCCTTTAAAATGTCCTGACTTTACGATAAATGAGGAGGAAAGGCAGACACCAGAAAAGCAAAGGCTAACAAATGTTCTATCAGAGAAATACGAATCCGGTCGTGCTGCACAAATCCCTTTCGGGAAAGTGAGCAACGACGATGGCGAGGACCCTAGCGAAATAAAGCTGACGTTACAAATGAAACCCTGCAGTTCACTAGATAAAACATTGGAACTGCCAAACAGCATGTCTGAAAAGGGAAGGCCAAATATTAACTGGGCAGAGTCCTTGACAGATACAAAAAGAACTACCGGTAATTGTCCTAATGCTGTGAGCTCCCCTCCTCCAATGCTGGAAGACAAAATACAACCGCGAGGTAGATTGTCCGCTGTTCAACGTTCTTTTAGTTCTCCCTGTTCGTCAAGTATTGTTACTTCGAGTTCCACTGATGGAAAGGATAATGTGTTTGATGACTACTTTGCCTCAGCCAATCACCACAAGAAGCCCGACCGACCTCTCTCGTCTGTTCCGTTTGACCTGTCAGCTCTCGCCATCCCCTCTGAGTTTAAATGCGTCCCGGGGAAAAGAAAACTGAGAAGCGAAAGTGCCAAAAGCttcaagaaaataaaaccaGGGAATGAAGATTGCGGTTCTGGTCTGCAATGTGTTGCCAATATTTGTCCACAAAAAGAGGACGAAGGTCTCCCTGCTTTTGTTCGTTCAAATCGTACCCGAAGTCTGAACGCCGACAACAGAAAGCAAAGCACGTTACCAAATGTTGGCGCCAGTAACGGTGAATCGGAACATGAAAAGACATCTCATCCAGCAATATTAATGGAGAAGACAACAACCTTTTATATGGAAATGAACCCTGTTGTTTGTCCATTACCTCAGCCATTTCAAA GCAAGGGACGTAAAAGTACAAAAGCTGATTCAACAGAGATGCCCGCTGAAGGCCAGAAGATGTCTAATAAATGCACCCACTCTATTTTCCAGAAAATGGGCAAAGAAAAG TTAGTGAGAACACTGGTCATGACGAGCATGCCCAGTGA GAAACAGAACACGGTAGTTCAGGTGGTAAAGGCCCTGGGTGGCTTTTCTATTGCTGATCAAGTTTGCGAGAGCACGACTCACGTTGTTTCTGGGGAACACCGGAGGACTCTGAATATTTTGTTGGGCATTGCTCGAGGCTGCTGGATCCTCTCATTCGAATGg ATCTTGTGGTGTTTGGAGCAAAGACAATGGATTCCAGAGGAACCATATGAGCTTTCTGAGCAGTTTCCGGCAGCGCAG ATATGCCGTCTTCAGAGGCATCTATCTTCcggaaaccaccaccaccaccagcaagACCTGTTCCAGGACATGCCGCCTATGTTTGTGTCCCAGAATTCCCAACCGCCTGCTCCCATTTTGATGGAGCTGATCCAGCTTTGCGGGGGGACGGTCTGCAAAACTGTGCGTCAGGCTGGAATCTGCATAGGGAAATACAATGGCAGAAGACCGCTGGGAAATAGAATCTTGTCTGAGCAGTGGGTGCTTG acAGCATCACAAGTTTGAAGCAGCTTTCATATGACGACTATGACTTGGCGTAA
- the mcph1 gene encoding microcephalin isoform X3: MTESNSSSTVLQDVRAYVDVWSSDKRANCSKPFIQQLLQMGAQVSQRFNKQVTHVIFHNGHPATWRKAKTSKVKLVSVLWVGRCHEDGVLVDEELYPALNDESNPFLNRRHRCMLPKETPERTPKNDRRMKKKLDEMMKAIAPKQSIVRDDSPFFTDEDGRVVYSPSYKRSEYMAERLKQMKEENENISPTASQTSSLEAKPSLGNSPTVFNFISDENTDEDSSATISELCPSHAKKKNVEESDAPEHNKLDELLCKDFDKPWLSPCRDVSTQLSISPLKCPDFTINEEERQTPEKQRLTNVLSEKYESGRAAQIPFGKVSNDDGEDPSEIKLTLQMKPCSSLDKTLELPNSMSEKGRPNINWAESLTDTKRTTGNCPNAVSSPPPMLEDKIQPRGRLSAVQRSFSSPCSSSIVTSSSTDGKDNVFDDYFASANHHKKPDRPLSSVPFDLSALAIPSEFKCVPGKRKLRSESAKSFKKIKPGNEDCGSGLQCVANICPQKEDEGLPAFVRSNRTRSLNADNRKQSTLPNVGASNGESEHEKTSHPAILMEKTTTFYMEMNPVVCPLPQPFQSKGRKSTKADSTEMPAEGQKMSNKCTHSIFQKMGKEKLVRTLVMTSMPSEKQNTVVQVVKALGGFSIADQVCESTTHVVSGEHRRTLNILLGIARGCWILSFEWILWCLEQRQWIPEEPYELSEQFPAAQICRLQRHLSSGNHHHHQQDLFQDMPPMFVSQNSQPPAPILMELIQLCGGTVCKTVRQAGICIGKYNGRRPLGNRILSEQWVLDSITSLKQLSYDDYDLA; encoded by the exons ATGACCGAAAGCAATAGTAGTAGCACAGTTCTTCAAG ACGTCAGAGCCTATGTGGATGTGTGGTCATCTGACAAGAGGGCCAATTGTTCGAAACCTTTTATACAGCAGCTACTACAAATGGGTGCTCAG GTTTCACAAAGATTTAATAAGCAAGTCACACACGTTATTTTTCATAACGGTCATCCCGCCACGTGGAGAAAAGCTAAAACCAGTAAGGTGAAGCTTGTTTCTGTGCTGTGGGTTGGGAG ATGTCACGAGGATGGTGTGTTGGTGGATGAAGAGTTGTATCCTGCCTTAAACGATGAAAgcaatccatttttaaacagGAGA CATCGTTGTATGCTGCCCAAAGAAACTCCAGAGAGGACGCCCAAGAATGACAGAcgcatgaaaaaaaagttagacGAAATGATGAAAGCAATAGCTCCCAAGCAATCAATCG TCCGAGATGATTCGCCTTTCTTTACTGACGAAGATGGTAGGGTTGTGTACAGCCCGTCATATAAAAGGTCAGAATATATGGCCGAGCGTTTGAAACAaatgaaagaagaaaatgaaaatatctcCCCCACAG cCTCTCAAACGTCTTCATTGGAAGCCAAGCCCTCACTGGGAAATTCACCGACTGTCTTCAATTTTATTT CAGATGAAAACACTGACGAGGATTCCAGTGCAACTATTTCGGAACTTTGTCCCTCCCATGCGAAGAAAAAGAATGTTGAAGAAAGTGACGCTCCCGAGCATAACAAGCTTGACGAACTCCTCTGCAAAGACTTTGACAAGCCTTGGCTCTCACCCTGCCGTGACGTTTCAACACAACTGTCAATTAGCCCTTTAAAATGTCCTGACTTTACGATAAATGAGGAGGAAAGGCAGACACCAGAAAAGCAAAGGCTAACAAATGTTCTATCAGAGAAATACGAATCCGGTCGTGCTGCACAAATCCCTTTCGGGAAAGTGAGCAACGACGATGGCGAGGACCCTAGCGAAATAAAGCTGACGTTACAAATGAAACCCTGCAGTTCACTAGATAAAACATTGGAACTGCCAAACAGCATGTCTGAAAAGGGAAGGCCAAATATTAACTGGGCAGAGTCCTTGACAGATACAAAAAGAACTACCGGTAATTGTCCTAATGCTGTGAGCTCCCCTCCTCCAATGCTGGAAGACAAAATACAACCGCGAGGTAGATTGTCCGCTGTTCAACGTTCTTTTAGTTCTCCCTGTTCGTCAAGTATTGTTACTTCGAGTTCCACTGATGGAAAGGATAATGTGTTTGATGACTACTTTGCCTCAGCCAATCACCACAAGAAGCCCGACCGACCTCTCTCGTCTGTTCCGTTTGACCTGTCAGCTCTCGCCATCCCCTCTGAGTTTAAATGCGTCCCGGGGAAAAGAAAACTGAGAAGCGAAAGTGCCAAAAGCttcaagaaaataaaaccaGGGAATGAAGATTGCGGTTCTGGTCTGCAATGTGTTGCCAATATTTGTCCACAAAAAGAGGACGAAGGTCTCCCTGCTTTTGTTCGTTCAAATCGTACCCGAAGTCTGAACGCCGACAACAGAAAGCAAAGCACGTTACCAAATGTTGGCGCCAGTAACGGTGAATCGGAACATGAAAAGACATCTCATCCAGCAATATTAATGGAGAAGACAACAACCTTTTATATGGAAATGAACCCTGTTGTTTGTCCATTACCTCAGCCATTTCAAA GCAAGGGACGTAAAAGTACAAAAGCTGATTCAACAGAGATGCCCGCTGAAGGCCAGAAGATGTCTAATAAATGCACCCACTCTATTTTCCAGAAAATGGGCAAAGAAAAG TTAGTGAGAACACTGGTCATGACGAGCATGCCCAGTGA GAAACAGAACACGGTAGTTCAGGTGGTAAAGGCCCTGGGTGGCTTTTCTATTGCTGATCAAGTTTGCGAGAGCACGACTCACGTTGTTTCTGGGGAACACCGGAGGACTCTGAATATTTTGTTGGGCATTGCTCGAGGCTGCTGGATCCTCTCATTCGAATGg ATCTTGTGGTGTTTGGAGCAAAGACAATGGATTCCAGAGGAACCATATGAGCTTTCTGAGCAGTTTCCGGCAGCGCAG ATATGCCGTCTTCAGAGGCATCTATCTTCcggaaaccaccaccaccaccagcaagACCTGTTCCAGGACATGCCGCCTATGTTTGTGTCCCAGAATTCCCAACCGCCTGCTCCCATTTTGATGGAGCTGATCCAGCTTTGCGGGGGGACGGTCTGCAAAACTGTGCGTCAGGCTGGAATCTGCATAGGGAAATACAATGGCAGAAGACCGCTGGGAAATAGAATCTTGTCTGAGCAGTGGGTGCTTG acAGCATCACAAGTTTGAAGCAGCTTTCATATGACGACTATGACTTGGCGTAA